CACAGCGGACGGTGATTCATCACCGGTTTTATGTAAGATGAACATTCTCCTCACCACTTTGCAGGCGTTCGTTTCGGAGTCGCACAGGGAGACGTCACAGTGGAGGTGGACCTCGTCGTAATCCCCGATGAACttgaagacagtgacgtggaAGCGACAGGTGAGCGACACACCATTCTCTGCCATACCGATGGTGTTGTCCTTAATGTTTGGACACCTAAAGGGACAAACTGTGTTTATAGGGTACTACTGTGGAATGTAGTTGttatcaggtgtgtgtgagacgtTCCTCCAGCCTACCCTCGCTCTATGATGATGTAACGGAGGCGATCGCTGCTGTAGCGGGATGGCGTGGCCCAGCACATGTTTACGATGAGGATGAGCTGGTTTTCATCTGCGCCCTCAACGAACACGCCCACGAAAAGGATGTCTCGAGTGCTGAGCACCACCTCGCCCTCCCTGTACGGATGGCGGTACGAGGAGTTCTTATATAGAGCCATCTTCGTGATGAAGTTTCCCTCCTGCGTCGGTAAGGTGAGGTTTATCACACTGGAGGacgaaggaggaagaagaagagaagaagtaTAGCTGGTTGTTGTGTCCAGCCAGggcattttgtttcatttgaggTCAACAAATGAAGTCAAGCTCTCTCTGACCTGAGCATGGGCTTGAGGACGGTCTCCAGCGAGATCTTCAGGTCCAGTTCGTAGGCGCAGGAGAACTCCACGTTGATGGTTTTGTCCCTGGTGATGACGTTGCCCGTGTTGTTCACACTCTCGATCCACACAGTGTTCTTATACATGATGTGTGTGCCGTTCGACTGTCAGTACAGAAACACAGGAGCGGGTGAAGGCTTGAAAACAGCTGATACATCTGTTCGGCTGCCTTGTAACAACCTGATATTTCACGCCTAataattaaaggaacagtctgGAAAGGAAACGGTTGGGAAGTTGTCATGAAAGGTGATATAATGTTGAGGGACCACGAGGGGGATGCAAAGCAACAACTTTAAAAAGGGGATCCAGCTAGACAGCAAAGTAATCGGAACAGTCGACACGTGTGAAGCGAGAAAGAATGCGGATGAAGGTAAACCGACCTGGACGATGGAGCCGCAGTGTCCCTTGGTGTTGTTGATGTGGAAGGAGATGAAGTCCTCTCCCTCGATGCCGGCGCAGTGCTCGTCGTTGATCCTGACGTCCTCCCGTTCAAAACCCAGCTGGAAGAGTTTACACTTGGAGATGGAAACCTCCATCTGAGCGTGCTTACAGGTCACCTCCGcctggatgatgtcatcatctgctgccagacacacagacacacgttaGGTATTATATTAGAGCTATATTATTATTCCTGGAATGTGTGATGCTGTAAATACAGCCTCCTAAAAGGGTTTTTTCCTCAACAAGTCtgtataaaaaaatgtatgtttctgtatATTTCTGGCACAAGACCTGTCGAGTCTATAAGTGTACATATCTAGCTGTGATATAATAGTATCATCTACATCATACTGGGGCAGGATTTTAACTAGGGGAGGATGATATCACCTTCTTGCCCCGTGAAGCGCTCACCTCCAGTGCTGGTGGGTAACTCAGGACAGCCACACAGGTCGCCTCCGTTCTCCAGCTCACAGGTGAAGTTTGTGCAGATCTCTCCTGCACAGGGGTCGTAGATCCATTCTGCTAAAGACAGGTCCTCACACAATGTTAGCTGTCACACACAGCGTTAGCTGTATGTTCAGTGTGCTTTTACAGATTCAGTTTAATTTACACGCTAAATTCTCTCCTAACTGTGTCCTCTTACAGCAACTCAGAGTAACTTAACCTGAGCTGGGAATTTTGGGCTAAATCAacaaattaaaaggaaaatcGTTTGCGGAATGCTGGTGCCTCGCGGTGCCCTTACAGCAGTTCTCCTGGGTGATCCACTTGGTGGTGAGGGTGCCCAGGGAGCGGCAGGCCTCTGCGTAGGCAGCCAGCGAGCCACAGACCTGAGCCTTCCGGTGATTGTAGCAGCCATCCAGGTAGCAGGACTGGTAGAAGGGCCGGGGGTCGAGCAGGCCGTGGCACGGCTGGAAGAAACCCTTCAGCTGCGTGAGCTTCTGACAGGCATCCTCACTCTGCAGCGCCACCACCGCTGTGTTGTCACAGGACTGAGCCAGAGCCACGTACTGGGTTTCATCACAACTACAGGAGAGGGTATTTGTTATTACTTAATAACTAAATAATCTGCTTGTGCCACCTTTCACTTTGATCTgcaaatactgtacatattgcacctaCAGTGAGCATCGCTTCAAATTTGTGTGCTTGTGGCTGAACCACAGCGGTTGAACCTGCCAGCGTCCTCTGAGGAGCTACTGGCAGCTGCAGGCGTAGTTTAGGTGTGAGATCCATCAAGAGAATTTTGACCATTTTCTGACATACTGTGACTAAATCTTAAAGCCAGGAGCATCAGTGCATATTGGTGTATTATTTAAATccattgttatttttgtaaattgTCTATAGTGGACAATCTCCCCTCCTGTTGGCTAACAGTTGGAAATGCTCTGTGTTGAAACTGAAAGAGAGAGGCACACTTTCTGGTATTACACCCCCTCCTGTAAATCCACAGATTGTGTTGTGATCCCATTAATGTAGGGCCCGCTATGTCATTCGGTACAACCTTGGGTTTTTATAGTTTCAGTAGGTTCAGTATTTCATCAACGACAAAGCTCGCCTGCTGTTTTGAAAATAGAATCGGGGCGAAAGGAATCCAGAACAAAAGGTGCTTTGATTGGGCGACTTTATAAAACAGACTCCTGATAAAGTAAGTCAACGGAGCAGACACATactgggagagaaaaacagaagggATGTGTGCAtcaaggtgaaaaacaaaacacgatgTTGGCTACCTTTTAAGGCCATTctgaaaaagttgtttttcaagTCTCATTCTCAGCCTGTCAGTTCAAACCAATTTCAAaatcagcattcatttggagtgaTGTTTCAGTCCACCTGACCCGGTGGATCCAGTCCAATATTCTCACTCTATTTTTGCTCTATTTTGTTCCTGAGGGAAATGTCTGGCTCTTTAGCTAGAGATTCCAATTtcttttcaagttttttttccagtctgcTGCTTCTAGAAAAGGAGTTCATGAGGTTGAAGTTGGGCTATTAAGCAAAAACGATGAGCTAAGAAGAGGCAAAAAGAGGTGCAATATGCAGAAGTATGACACATCCCTCTCAAAATACATGtagtatataataataatataaagaaagatttttttattattataaacatGTACAGTAGATTTGGTTCATACATTCCACCATATCTATAAGCCTCACCCACCTGTTCTGCATACCGTTGGTCTTCCAGCTCTGTGCCAGCTCCAGGGCGCTGACAGCCGGCTTGCCTCTGGAGGTGATGTAGTCGTCACTGGGGTCTCCGTTGAAGTTCCCGCAGAGGCCACACACCTTGTTCTGCAGGCGCTGGCCCATGGTGATGCTCAGGGTGTTAAAGTGGTTGTATCGAACCTGGATGTCCTGGGGCGTGTCGATGACGATGAAGCCTTCGGACGTGGACAGACGAGTCATCAGCCCGGTTAGAAATGGGACCGATACTGGTGTCCCATTGACCTGTGAAGACACAGGATAGAAATCCATGATATTATATGAGTAACAGCGCAAAAACACCAATAATAAATTCATGCAGTCTTGTTTAAGTAATTAAAGTCCAAAGCAAAGATTTGGAGATGGTGCTGTAATTAGTATGGGCTCTGAGTATGACCGGTGCTAGTTCATTGCATTACCAGTAAAACGTAGTTTTAGAAAAATGGCTCATTCACTTCAAGCATGATTAAGACTCATTGAGGGACAAAGTTAAAGGCAATCAGCGAGTCATTAACTACCTCTGTGAGTGCAGTTTCAGTGGAATGATATGGCCTAAAGCCTGAATTGGAGGAGCTCTACCAGGCAATTAGTGGTAATTGGTAAACTGGACTGCTGGGACTTTCAAGTATGCTGGCAAGAAAAAAGAGATTTATAAAGGCACCTTTCACCGCAGATGGTACGAAGccagaagaaagaaagctgaAAATATAAACCTAGAAGTTTTATATTACATATACTAGGGCCATTAAAGTGCGACTTTaagcatctgaaaaaaataacacaaatttcTTCTCATAAAGGGGTTTGCATTTACAGCCTCCCTGCACCAGTAAGACCATTAGCTCATGGTGGCCAATATCAGCAGGCTTTAGCTATTTATTGCGGTTTCAATGTCATACATGAATCTGTTTGCTCAACTTGTGACTCCTCTTTACATGTGGCACTCCTGAACTATATTTTAGCATTCACCGTTGTCATATAATTGTCACCTTTGGCTAGAAAACGCTagaaagtcaaacatgtttgacCTCGTATGGCCTCGTAAAGTGGATGCGGCTCACACGTTAGCCTCCTATAGCCTGTTTACATTCCAGCAGACAGGCAGCAACCCTGGCATTAATATGGAGTCTTTTTTCTGGGTCTGTGTTTAGGTATATACTCTCAAGAGAAAACAGCTAAACACTAAATGTTCCACTATGTTCACTAGCTTGTTGCTGTCTTGGTCTGTCTGCCATTTGCTGTGGAGAGTTCTGTATCGATGGTGTATGTTTGCAAACTAACgcagaagttagcatcgccaTGGTTCCCTCTTTAAAAAGCCTATGGGATTGGATTATTGGAGTACTGCAGTAAATaagatttttttgaaaaacacaagtttataaTAGTTTTGAAGCTTAAATGAAAGAGCCAGAAGTATCAAGCTAACATCAGGCTATAAATAAACTACCTACAACCACAAAGCCTCCAACTACACCATAACATACActtattttattataaatgaataaatctaCATGTGGTAAAGTTAGTGTAGGCTAGTTTACACCTAAGGTGTTGAGTAAAGTCTTGAGGAGTAGATGTGCCTcaacaacctctgtagtctcagtTAACCACTTAGTAGCAACCTTGTTCTTTGAGACAAGTAAATGcttcaaaattcaaacacagtgcagaaaacTAATGTATattatgttgtagaacaaaacatgaagatCTCTTTtgcttgtgttaaccacagaccttcTTTCAGGCAATTAACACCAACAAACTCATTGGCTTTGCGATGAGGGCACAGGAAGTCCACATGCAAGGTcttgttaaaggtcccatattatactgtttttcatcaatttcacataGCTCTCAGAGGTcaaacaacactgtatttgaaatttACTGCCCCAAACCCATTCGTGGTCTTGTatttcagctgtctgaaagttgcccaagtgagctctactgagctctactgagaaCAGGTcgtttctgtgcctgcacctttaaatgttaataagcgccgtctgtcaacacctaccttgcctgctacacgcccaGGAAGAGGATGTCGCTTACGCTAGCAGTAGCAGGCACTAATGTTCAtggtggatgtatcgctatggcttgccgagatgctgtcgttcaaccataccagtttgacccagaattggacccaggagaggctcctgaagaagtacagactctgcggctgcagcaggacatttcagaatgggTAGTGTGTCTGAGTAATGGTAGTCTGTtggtatgtgttgttacagttactaccatgtaactaatggctaacagctagcgaaagctgtgtttgtcttcaacacagactccaaactcttggacactgttcgcataGACTCTGCCTCAAGTctacatgtttccagactttttactctgacaaccaagctccctcgTAATATAATtcacattaaactcacttcaaatgCCACTGCGTAGCGGAtcgaagcggagctaactagttagccagtttccagctaACTGCACCatacttgtaggcaactgtTAATGCTATCAAAACATCGCAACACTTACTGgtggcttgggtgcagttgctgggtccggtatggttgggactgatccttttacgagggtcagtgttgaggcaaagccagctttgtactgaccctcattactgaagcagtccgatgtgaagtggttagcacacacatacaaactaacaGGAAGCGAAGCCGCCACATtgtcaataaaaatgacatGCAACAACTGTATCTTCTGTTGCTCTttagctgggacagaatataggcacttaggctgatttatacaaccaacaacagagcaatttgaGTGTCTAGCTCggacgacattgtgaaacactgctcGCTTACgactggacacactgaacttcacctcggggatggaCGCCCCGCTCTAAGATATATCCTATCATTGCACAGAGGAGGACGGCCTATGTAAATGACTcataacgaaaggagctgaatctgaacagcctgtaggagtgccGTTTTACcggtgggtgggctgcagacaCGATGCAGGActcgtttgctttcctcattctgagAGTTGGggggctcagggaggaccagtttatatatgtagaaacaagaaaaaacgtgtttttcataatatgggatCTTTGAAGTGCATTTAAGCTTGTTGTTTTGAACAGCAGAACTGATCCATTTCTAAATCAATGTCATGTAATTAAAGTGTATGAGTCAAAGTCAAAACAATTCCCAACATTTGGCTGACAAAGCAACCACGGTCCAATGTTTCTCTCACCTTGACAGTGCTGCCAGAGATGAGTATATTCTCCTCGTTGATGTAAAGGTAGACATGAGAGATGGTGGTGAGGTTGGGTGTGCTCCATTTGTCAAAGTTAGCGATGAGCTGGAAGGAGAGGTCGGGCAGCTTGTGACAGTTTGTGGACAAGACGAAAGAGCAGGAGGCCGGCAGCCTCAGCGAGGCCCCGTCGAAGGTCCTAAAAACTCCACCGCCTGATGCCACACAGTGCTGGGAGCGCCGTGCGAAGCAGCCCCTCACGCCGTAGCGCAGGGTGCACTCCTCCTCTGCCTTACAGCGCCGCGGGTCGCACTGGATCAGGTTTCGTCCGATGCACTGGCACCGTTTGGTGCAATCGCTGTtccaaaacagctgtttggGCTGACAGAACAAAGGTTTCTGTTAAACTAAGATGTGAAACAATTAGTcgtttaattaatttgttgaaTGACAAGTTTTTTAAAGCGGCTACAGAGAACTTTCATTTTTGACGTTGCAGTGTAGAAGTGATTTTGTACTAATAACCCAACAGCAAGTTATAACTTGGCAAAACTAATAAGGCTATGAGAAACAACATTTACTTTCTGTGTAGAATATGTATctatatacgtgtgtgtgtgtgtgtgtgtgtgtgtgtgtgtgtatttgataaataaaaaacatgaatttgacTAATCTCAAAGAAATCTGAGCAAAAATCAGTAATACCAGAATCATGTTTGAAAAACGTCATTCAGTATGTACATGATTCTGACTGGCCAGTGAGGACCTCTAGTAAAAACCCAGCTCTGGCAGCAGAGGTCACTGAGTTGACTCCATGTGGTGCTGGATGTGAGACTGACCTCATAGTACTTGCCATCAGTGTAGCAGCCGCAGTTCTGCGGCAGGATGCAGTTCTTGCCGTTGAGCACGTAGCCCTGGTCGCACTGGCAGCCCTCCACACAGTCCTGGCTGCAGTCCCTCTGGCCGCGGGCGGGGGCGCACTGGGGCGGGCACGCCGGCACGCAGCTCGAGTAGTAGCTGTTAGGTGGACAGCTCTGGACTGGGAGCAGGCAGGTTGGCAAAGAGATTAGCAGACAGCTGTGCCGACTGCATCGTTCACATAGGATGTTTTTTCCAGCAGTAACGGGTGATTTGAGTAAATATTTGTGGACAAGAGTCACGTGTGTCTACCTCTAGcgcttaaaggagcagttcagcattttgggagcatttttctcattctgtttctTTATGAGAATGAGATGAGAATATCTTATGTTTCTTAACTAACACCAGCCAGTTTGTGTAATGTTCCTGTTGATTTACTTATATTACTGTTTCACCCAGTTAACACAAATGTCCTCTTTCACACTTATCTCATGGGATTGCGATACATGCACCCCTCTGCCTCAATATGGAGTTGAGTGGAATTCCGTTTGCAGTTCTCATTGCATCAACTCCAACAGTCAACAAttacacatttcaaaagaaatatTGTAAAATCCTCACTATTAACTTTCTCTATAGGAAATAATTCTTTGGATTATTCATAGTGACACAGACCCTGTTTCTAAAAAGAAAGGTTGCTGATGATTACCAATAGAGGAAGCCTGCAGCAGTCAAATAAACTGTAAAGAGTTTGTTGGTGAAACTTTTCAGTGTAAAGTAATGGTAAACTAAGGCTGGACAATATTACGATCATACTTTCAGGCTACATTGCGATACGCAATATATATGTCGATATCTTAAAATGTCTGGGGCACTTGTCTGGGATGACTGGGGCACtttcacaaaacattaacatatcaacatttttgataaacaaTAATCACTAATGTGTATATAATGACTAAAGTGGGTAAAGGCTTGTATTAAAACACAGTCTGGTAAATTCAGACTATTACATCTTTGAActgtaatgcacctttaaaatcaagaaaagaTCATGCTTGGCTGTGCCTGATTTGTAACACAAGAGGAGGCCtttgtatcacacacacataactgaAGTACTTGGTGAAATAAAGGTGAGTCCAGACTTGCACTCACCACATGGTGTGTCACTCCTCCAGCCGGTAACAGGCACCCCTTGGGTTTGACAGGTGCTGGCATAAATCTGTAGCCAGTTACAGACCGTATCCTGAGCTCCCTGGTCCAAGCAGGTGTCCTGCAGGCAGCTCTGATAAAAGAACACTGGCGCCACCTTACTGTGACAACGTGCAAACACACCTCCTCGATCAATGATCAGCCCGCACAGCCTCACGGCCTCCggctccacaaacacatacagtccATCCCCGATGTGGAAACGCATGCCTGTGTTGATTTCATTCCCTCCCTCGCCTGCGTCAATGTTGCCATCGGCCACCATGAGAGGGCCGTCGTTCGGCACGGTTTTCTCTCCCATGCCACAGCGAGGGCACGAGTCTCCACAGCCCACCTGGCAGAAGATGTCCCTCTCTGCCCAGGCCATGCCCCACTCGGTGGTCGTGAGGGTGGGCGGGGATAAGGGCACGCCCTGGCAGAGGCCGCAGGAGGCGTTGTAGAGGTCACGCGGCAACgtcaagaggaggagggtgttcCAGTCAAAGGCCACCTTCAGGCCAAAATCTGTCTCCAGGATGAGCTGCATGCCCCAGGTAAAGATGTTGACCTTCCCCGGGCCCAGCTTCAGAGGGAGGTACAAACGCTCCTTATTCACCTGCGGGAAGAGAGATTGATACACATTTAACTCTTATAAGATGACACAGGCACATTCCTACAGATTCACTTTTAGCACTAATTCATGGTTTTTAATCCCAAGTATGTGGGGAAACCCGGTTGATTATAACATTAGTCTCACTGAAAGAGCTTTTATGTGTTACTCACATAATTGAATCAGAGggacagaaccagagagagttagaaaaaaatgtgtgtgtctcagtgtgtgcgcacatgtggctgtgtgtgtcatttctgttCCTCCTCAGATCTTTTAGTCGGTTTGTGAACCCGGTCCAAATGTCGCTCAGGGTCGGGGTTTCGTCTGAGCCAAATCCAGCCCGATAAAAGATGCCCATTGAAATTAGATCCACCTTAAGCCAATCAAAAGGAATTCACCCTCTGCCTGGTTATTCTATCGGCTTGATTAGAAATAACATGTCCTCGCAAATACAACAACCATGACCTTCACGGGTCATGCAGGAAAGTGGTGCTACGGTATAAATATTTCACTCACCGTGACGGTGTTTTTGTAGCTTCGAGACACTTCGATCTCATACTCATAGACCTCCAGTACAAATCCCCTCACCCAGATAGCCTGGCCTGTGTCCCTCTCCTCATTACGAGCTGCCAGTTTAAATTCGGGAAAAGCTCCATTGGTGGCCGCAGGGTCTCTACTCTCTCTACCACAGTGGGTGGTGGCCATCCTGAGAGTGCAAGAGCTCTGCAACTCAAATGGTACGCCACCAAATGGCAGAAAGTGTCCATAACCCGCTGCCACACACAGGGCCTCAGTGCGTGGCAGGCAGAAATACAGGCCATCACTCTCCTGGCAGTACTCCTCAAGGTGACAGGGCGCCAGCTGACAGTATACACTGTTGTCTGAGCCGTTGCAGTAACAGCGCTCTTGGCACTCCCAGTCCGTCCAGAAAGTCTGATTGGTGGCCAGCTGGCGGCCATGGCTCATGCAGCCACAATCGCTGCGTGCCACACACAGGCCGTCGCGCAGCGCAAAGCCTTCCTCGCACTGACACCCCTCCTGGCAGGGCAGAGGGCACGGCTCCTCAGGTTCATCCAGGTTGGAGCAGGTCAGAGGGCAGGCGCTAGTGCACTCCTCGAAGTGGCTGTTCTCTGGACAGGGAAGAGCTGAGACAGAAGAGCGAGgcaagagagagcaagagagacgCAAACGAAACAGCCACATCAATTTTACAAGAATCGGACAAATACTGATTACATTACTTCACCATCAACCACACTGTCGTTTCACAGAAATTAGGCCCATTTAGATCCTTTCTGTTCGACAGGTCACTAGTTTAAACCAAATAATCCCTTTTTTGACAAACAGCCTTGACAGGAAGCAAACAATGGTGGTATTGTTAGCTTCCTGTCAAGGCTGTTAATCAGCCACATGTATTACATAACGTTAGCATGCATAATGTTAGCATTACCTTACAACCCATCGGTGGATGTCAACCACAATTGATGGGGTCATTTTGTAAAATACGGAGCAAGTTATTTATACTAAGATGAGGGACGCTACCATTATAGACTGAAATTGTAGCAATGCAGAGAAGCAGGagtcagattttaaaatgtaaggTTGCTTAATAACAAGATATGGTTATACAGACTAATGTCTGCTAGAGAGTCAATTTCAAGGAGCCCTGGCACCATCCAGAGGTGGGTATTACATTATTCAATACATTACCATGCAGGCATTAGCTGGTGCTAATTTGGCTAAACTGGGCTAGCCTTGACAAGaagctaacattacagctgGCATGTACTTAACATAAGCATGACATTACAACTCGGAAATCAGGTTTGATAGACATGGGAAGTCAAAACTTAATGATGGATAACCTTCTCAGCATTCATTTTGTGAAGAAAATTGTAAGATGTCTGGTTTAATCTGTAACACCGGTGCTGTCATGTTTATTAACCAGAAGGAAGAATTCCTGACTGTTATCCTGGTGTCCCTAGTTTTACACTCAACCGCTGTAGGATGGGATAAGGCCAGCTTGGACCCACCACAGCCACAGTGGATTTCACTGGTGACCAAGTTTACGGCagaaaaaatgctaaaatatttgtatttttaatgcacTCTTAGATCGTAATCCATCGCCCCATCAGTGAGCTATGTTTTTTAAATCGTATTAATATCGTATTTAACCGAGGTCCTCCTCGTTGGTACCAGCTGCCCGTATCATCACCAGAACTCCCTCTAATGAGCATATCACTCCAGCCATGCAGCAACTCCATTAGCTCCCTATCAAATCCTGCACTGATTTCAAGattctgctcctcactttcaaGATCTTTCATAACCTGGCACCATCATATCTTGCTGAACTGATCCATATCCACACACCCTCCCGCACTATCCGATCCTCTTCTACCATCCAGCTCTTCGCCCCATCTGCCAGCCTAACCACAATGGGGTCAAGAGCTTTCAGGTGATCTGCCCCCAGACTTTGACACTCTCTCCCACCAGACATTCGCACTTCTGACACTGTCTCC
This sequence is a window from Acanthopagrus latus isolate v.2019 chromosome 13, fAcaLat1.1, whole genome shotgun sequence. Protein-coding genes within it:
- the tecta gene encoding alpha-tectorin isoform X2, whose protein sequence is MVRPGCPVILLQLFSIFIRTGATTQDILYPYGPGHRDLETPKMDDGSSPEITLLIPFIFFNIPYRSIYVNNNGVVSFHVQVSQFTPEAFPLSDSRSFIAPLWADVHNGIRGDVYYRESTEPGILERATQDVRKYFKNMPTFTATWVFIATWHQVTFYGGSQTTPVNTFQTVLISDGMAYFSMFNYGEITWSTGTASGGDPLTGLGGTTAQSGFNGGDIGHFFNLPGSRSNDVVNIEQTTNVNIPGRWFFRVDTELIDPANGCSYNGRYYRRGEIFWLSDQCSQRCRCLDIHNEVQCQEAPCGQLETCEQQEGAFYCQPTRTSTCVVFGDPHYHTFDGFLYHFQGTCSYLLARPCWEVAGLPFFSVEAKNENRGVTSVSWLRDVTVEVYGHRVMLPKGSLGTVQVDGLMKTLPVQLQLGAIRVYQSGVAIALETDFGLLVTYDGQHYASISLPSSYFNNTCGLCGNYNDDPADDPVLPDGSLAESVVELGGSWRAEDTDWRCTDGCAQNCSVCDPLTEAFYFRSDYCGLINKTDGPFRDCRAVVDPTAFVYSCVYDMCSNRDNITTLCQAIQAYALACQALGVTIRPWRSRTFCALSCPDFSHYQVCTSACPASCSDLTAPLYCAHPCTEGCQCDDGYVLSGSRCVQREDCGCEHNGLYYPLNNTFWAGPSGEEGECTLLCSCGPAGEVSCFNESCREGEVCVAEVGLLGCYPRREGVCSITQNSVTSSFDGTFVLFPDDSSYYLLKLCGAVPANGSVVEVKMGRRLVNKGPSWKRPVVVTVANLEAQMGGSDFDIVKVNGEPVGLPYVHPMETMMIYKAPGNATVVESHGLLRVSYTRQGFLNISLSTLFYNVTCGLCGVFNSNSTDDLRLPNGRLAESTEQFTEGWRSIADDLTCNGDCDDLYRMCTDLRLYQSPWMCGNINDPGNSSFLACHAVVNPSPFFRNCLYNMCVKEGNRSALCSSLQAYATACQDAQVGLASWRSATNCPLPCPENSHFEECTSACPLTCSNLDEPEEPCPLPCQEGCQCEEGFALRDGLCVARSDCGCMSHGRQLATNQTFWTDWECQERCYCNGSDNSVYCQLAPCHLEEYCQESDGLYFCLPRTEALCVAAGYGHFLPFGGVPFELQSSCTLRMATTHCGRESRDPAATNGAFPEFKLAARNEERDTGQAIWVRGFVLEVYEYEIEVSRSYKNTVTVNKERLYLPLKLGPGKVNIFTWGMQLILETDFGLKVAFDWNTLLLLTLPRDLYNASCGLCQGVPLSPPTLTTTEWGMAWAERDIFCQVGCGDSCPRCGMGEKTVPNDGPLMVADGNIDAGEGGNEINTGMRFHIGDGLYVFVEPEAVRLCGLIIDRGGVFARCHSKVAPVFFYQSCLQDTCLDQGAQDTVCNWLQIYASTCQTQGVPVTGWRSDTPCVQSCPPNSYYSSCVPACPPQCAPARGQRDCSQDCVEGCQCDQGYVLNGKNCILPQNCGCYTDGKYYEPKQLFWNSDCTKRCQCIGRNLIQCDPRRCKAEEECTLRYGVRGCFARRSQHCVASGGGVFRTFDGASLRLPASCSFVLSTNCHKLPDLSFQLIANFDKWSTPNLTTISHVYLYINEENILISGSTVKVNGTPVSVPFLTGLMTRLSTSEGFIVIDTPQDIQVRYNHFNTLSITMGQRLQNKVCGLCGNFNGDPSDDYITSRGKPAVSALELAQSWKTNGMQNSCDETQYVALAQSCDNTAVVALQSEDACQKLTQLKGFFQPCHGLLDPRPFYQSCYLDGCYNHRKAQVCGSLAAYAEACRSLGTLTTKWITQENCSEWIYDPCAGEICTNFTCELENGGDLCGCPELPTSTGDDDIIQAEVTCKHAQMEVSISKCKLFQLGFEREDVRINDEHCAGIEGEDFISFHINNTKGHCGSIVQSNGTHIMYKNTVWIESVNNTGNVITRDKTINVEFSCAYELDLKISLETVLKPMLSVINLTLPTQEGNFITKMALYKNSSYRHPYREGEVVLSTRDILFVGVFVEGADENQLILIVNMCWATPSRYSSDRLRYIIIERGCPNIKDNTIGMAENGVSLTCRFHVTVFKFIGDYDEVHLHCDVSLCDSETNACKVNCPHKRRMYSEDSDHKEHILSVGPIRRRESHWCEDNNGGCEQMCTSKTTGPVCSCVTGMLQRDGKSCRTVSSSCSLTPTVSLLSVGAVISTFLALIHALLL